Proteins encoded within one genomic window of Manduca sexta isolate Smith_Timp_Sample1 chromosome 18, JHU_Msex_v1.0, whole genome shotgun sequence:
- the LOC115441634 gene encoding uncharacterized protein LOC115441634 yields the protein MIARLTLFILQAALLEVALSLPVPFPGFGNGLLANNMYNNPLSPTLVPGLPTVAAGSAVTTVTSLPINGLATSVFPEYAPVQTTQVTPLVTEIVPALQFGDITVTGDMPIGGTIKVSGCFPVYGTVAVDGTMPSAGTAIINTGGGFVTQVIEPACRCGGIL from the exons atgattgCCAGACTGACGCTATTTATTCTACAAGCTGCTTTACTGGAA GTAGCTCTGAGTTTGCCAGTACCATTTCCAGGCTTTGGCAATGGATTACTGGCAAACAACATGTACAACAACCCGCTTTCGCCGACTCTCGTGCCTGGCCTCCCCACCGTCGCGGCTGGCAGCGCAGTTACCACCGTAACGTCATTGCCAATTAACGGTCTGGCAACATCTGTGTTCCCCGAATACGCGCCTGTACAAACCACCCAAGTTACTCCATTAGTGACTGAGATAGTGCCAGCTCTGCAATTTGGCGACATTACAGTGACCGGTGATATGCCAATTGGTGGCACTATAAAAGTCAGTGGTTGTTTCCCGGTGTATGGCACAGTCGCGGTAGATGGCACGATGCCATCTGCTGGCACCGCGATTATCAACACTGGCGGTGGTTTCGTCACTCAGGTCATAGAGCCGGCTTGCAGATGCGGTGGCATTTTGTAA
- the LOC115441661 gene encoding uncharacterized protein LOC115441661, whose translation MKVIALVVLIVQVLALQGTTAQCIRTCGNILATTPVVSSCGCGCGCSPAVATPVVSTGPTTVLQVPSVANSLADTLSLLTVSSLLAETLPLGPGIVTGVPMAGPLAYGGWNGPWGGCGCGGGCGCGYGYGLGYNILL comes from the exons atgaaagTTATTGCGTTAGTTGTTTTGATTGTCCAAGTCCTCGCCTTGCAG GGTACAACTGCGCAATGCATCAGGACTTGCGGTAACATCCTCGCTACTACGCCCGTGGTCAGTTCTTGTGGTTGTGGTTGCGGTTGCAGCCCTGCCGTCGCTACGCCTGTAGTCTCAACTGGACCTACCACAGTGCTCCAAGTTCCATCTGTTGCCAACAGTCTTGCAGACACTCTCTCGCTCCTGACTGTTAGCAGTCTTTTGGCAGAGACCTTACCGCTTGGCCCGGGCATTGTTACTGGCGTGCCCATGGCGGGTCCGTTGGCCTACGGTGGTTGGAACGGTCCGTGGGGTGGTTGCGGTTGCGGTGGTGGTTGCGGCTGCGGTTACGGCTATGGTCTCGGGTATAATATTCTTCTGTAA
- the LOC115441662 gene encoding uncharacterized protein LOC115441662 isoform X1 — translation MYKMFQTWFRTLPVDAGRSANKSKSIIKIVTSKDLTSTHQRNIQLSQPPNPTYTYPYQEDFTSTVKFLNEETPNKKSKVGNLIKLLKKVLTKYIDVLKDEKTYSDGNITIEDTQEVKKEFIKRENTITEKKEEIVLKENDNETIQEVRTENIIEIIYDIDNNTIETQKELAHKLNNVPEERIKTSVISVTDFFEDDPINYMRNFRPKPDFYQSQQDSYVLERPEPKIMETFDSQVEKVVKIGKRERNRNVPMKNKRNHLKKAPFSIPCVKASDILDESLHVTKDPYFKNKPRIDMNSIVQDIQSTIENPVSNYISICSEPDHTVAMLFKPKTISLMQAYGNLLKKITVTVLVPFHVSKLML, via the exons ATGTACAAGATGTTTCAGACCTGGTTTCGCACTCTACCTGTTGACGCAGGCAGGTCCGCAAACAAATCCAAGTCTATTATTAAG aTTGTCACTTCCAAAGATTTAACATCCACACATCAAAGAAACATACAATTATCTCAACCACCAAATCCGACCTACACTTATCCATATCAAGAAGACTTCACATCGACCGTGAAGTTCTTAAATGAAGAAACACCAAATAAAAAGAGCAAAGTCGGtaatcttataaaattattgaaaaaagtaCTGACCAAATACATAGATGTACTAAAAGATGAAAAGACTTACTCTGACGGTAACATTACAATAGAAGATACACAGGAGGTTAAAAAAGAATTCATCAAAAGAGAAAATACAATAACCGAGAAAAAAGAAGAAAtcgttttaaaagaaaatgacaATGAGACTATACAAGAAGTTAGgactgaaaatattattgaaataatttatgatatcGATAATAACACCATTGAAACTCAAAAAGAGCTCGCGCACAAACTAAATAATGTCCCAGAAGAAAGAATCAAGACTTCTGTTATTTCGGTAACAGATTTCTTTGAAGATGATCCTATAAACTACATGCGTAATTTTAGACCGAAACCCGATTTCTATCAGAGCCAACAGGACTCCTACGTATTAGAAAGACCAGAACCAAAAATCATGGAAACTTTTGATTCGCAAGTAGAAAAAGTTGTTAAAATCGGTAAACGAGAAAGAAACCGTAACGTTccaatgaaaaataaacgaaatcaTTTGAAAAAGGCACCATTTTCCATACCATGTGTAAAAGCTTCAGATATATTGGATGAATCACTACATGTAACCAAAGACCCATACTTCAAAAACAAACCACGAATTGATATGAATTCTATTGTCCAAGATATACAGTCCACTATAGAAAACCCAGtttcaaattatatatcaatatgCTCTGAGCCAGATCACACTGTGGCCATGCTTTTTAAGCCGAAAACAATATCCTTAATGCAAGCGTAtggtaatttgttaaaaaaaattacagtcacGGTTTTAGTTCCGTTCCATGTATCAAAACtgatgttgtaa
- the LOC115441662 gene encoding uncharacterized protein LOC115441662 isoform X2: protein MLIYTVLFVYTFCNIVTSKDLTSTHQRNIQLSQPPNPTYTYPYQEDFTSTVKFLNEETPNKKSKVGNLIKLLKKVLTKYIDVLKDEKTYSDGNITIEDTQEVKKEFIKRENTITEKKEEIVLKENDNETIQEVRTENIIEIIYDIDNNTIETQKELAHKLNNVPEERIKTSVISVTDFFEDDPINYMRNFRPKPDFYQSQQDSYVLERPEPKIMETFDSQVEKVVKIGKRERNRNVPMKNKRNHLKKAPFSIPCVKASDILDESLHVTKDPYFKNKPRIDMNSIVQDIQSTIENPVSNYISICSEPDHTVAMLFKPKTISLMQAYGNLLKKITVTVLVPFHVSKLML, encoded by the exons atgctaATTTACACAGTGTTATTTGTGTACACATTTTGCAAT aTTGTCACTTCCAAAGATTTAACATCCACACATCAAAGAAACATACAATTATCTCAACCACCAAATCCGACCTACACTTATCCATATCAAGAAGACTTCACATCGACCGTGAAGTTCTTAAATGAAGAAACACCAAATAAAAAGAGCAAAGTCGGtaatcttataaaattattgaaaaaagtaCTGACCAAATACATAGATGTACTAAAAGATGAAAAGACTTACTCTGACGGTAACATTACAATAGAAGATACACAGGAGGTTAAAAAAGAATTCATCAAAAGAGAAAATACAATAACCGAGAAAAAAGAAGAAAtcgttttaaaagaaaatgacaATGAGACTATACAAGAAGTTAGgactgaaaatattattgaaataatttatgatatcGATAATAACACCATTGAAACTCAAAAAGAGCTCGCGCACAAACTAAATAATGTCCCAGAAGAAAGAATCAAGACTTCTGTTATTTCGGTAACAGATTTCTTTGAAGATGATCCTATAAACTACATGCGTAATTTTAGACCGAAACCCGATTTCTATCAGAGCCAACAGGACTCCTACGTATTAGAAAGACCAGAACCAAAAATCATGGAAACTTTTGATTCGCAAGTAGAAAAAGTTGTTAAAATCGGTAAACGAGAAAGAAACCGTAACGTTccaatgaaaaataaacgaaatcaTTTGAAAAAGGCACCATTTTCCATACCATGTGTAAAAGCTTCAGATATATTGGATGAATCACTACATGTAACCAAAGACCCATACTTCAAAAACAAACCACGAATTGATATGAATTCTATTGTCCAAGATATACAGTCCACTATAGAAAACCCAGtttcaaattatatatcaatatgCTCTGAGCCAGATCACACTGTGGCCATGCTTTTTAAGCCGAAAACAATATCCTTAATGCAAGCGTAtggtaatttgttaaaaaaaattacagtcacGGTTTTAGTTCCGTTCCATGTATCAAAACtgatgttgtaa